CCCCCCCaccacctccatctcctctccactgacCGGCCCTGTGGCAGACCCCAGTGTGTCTCTGCTACTGGGGGTGGTCAAACTAGTCTGGTGGAGGCAGCCGTGGTGTTCTATACACCCTGAATGGTTTGGTAAGGGTTAATGTTACGTTCCCACCTCCCACTTCCAGTTAGTTTGGTCTCACATCAACAGGGTGTTTACTTGTTCTATCTCCATTGGTTTTTCCTCCACTGGAAGAGGAAGTGGTGGTCCTTTTTCTGTCATTCTGCGCCGCCGCTGTTTTTTTCTCTGCCAGCCAGACTGCCTCTTGTCTGTCCTGTGTTGCGATAACTTGTCCCTCCCCCTCTAGGCCCAGTGGGTTCAGGAGACTAGGCCACGTGGACTAACGCTTactgctctgtcctctcctctacagaCCCGtgaagagaggaagatggaggccATCCTGCAGGCCTTTGCCCGcatggagaagagggagaagaggcggGAGCAGGCCCTGGAGAAGATTGGCACCAAGTCAGAGGGGGGCATCAAGGAGGAGCCCCCTGCCACCCCCGAGGCCGACATGCAGTCTCCTGGTATCATGACGGTAAGTGATAGTTGCCTCAACAAGTTCTTTATGCCTGCACTCACCAGGTCGTTAGTATTAAAAGAGGATGTTGTCAATAATCTGAAGGGTTAGCTAATGGTGACTATAAACCCATCCAAAACTATGCTACTGTACTCTATCCTAAACCTGTCTCTCCCAGCCCCTgctagaggtgaaggaggagCCGGGTCTCAACAAGCCCACGCCGGCCAAGCTGCGAGGCAGCAAGCAGAGGAAGAGCTTCTCGCGGAGCCGCACCCACATTGGGCAGCAGCGGCGGCGAGCGCGCACCATCAGCACCTGCTCTGACATACCTCCCGGCTCGCCTGGGGAACTCCTGGACCCCCTGGCCAATGACGGCCCAGACATAGAGGCCTCCAGGGACCCCGAGCCAGAGGCCCTCTCCTCCCATGCCCCCGACACCAGCCCCCCTTACAGTGGCTCCCCGGCCCCTGACAGAAACCGCTCCGGGCAGAAGTACCCCAAAACTAAAAAGGTATCCTAGCCACGGCTCAGTGCTCACCCCTAAACACGACTAGTCACTATTCTATTTAGACTTATAGGAATGTTCTATTCCTTCTAGTGAAATGTTACTCAATACTATAGTCAAATGCAGTGTGCTTCTGACTAaagcgctctctctgtctctctacagcaCTTAGTGAGTGAGTGGTGCGTCGACAAGCAGGAGCGGTCATTGCGGACCCCAGAGCCGGCCCCGGAGAGGCCCCTGAGGATCAGCAGCGACCCGGAGGTGCTGGCCACCCAGCTCAACGCCCTACCCGGCATGGGCCCCAGCCCGCACGTCTATAGCACGCCCAAACACTACGTCCGCTTCTCCTCGCCCTTCCTGGCCAACCGCAGCCCCACCACCCCTGGGGTGCCCACCGGACGCCGGCGTTCCCGCGAGCTGCCTGACACGCCGCCCACCTCAGGCTCCTGCAAGAAGGTATGTTGTTCACCACCCCGCAGGGGATTGGAGAGAGTGTTAGCTGTCAGGTATAGCTGCAGGGTAGAAAGGCAgactgacagtgttaccagcagagggacagactgacagtgttaccagcagagggacagactgacagtgttaccagcagagggacagactgacagtgttaccagcagagggacagactgacagtgttaccagcagagggacagactgacagtgttaccagcagagggacagactgacagtgttaccagcagagggacagactgacagtgttaccagcagagggacagactgacagtgttaccagcagagggacagactgacagtgttaccagcagagggacagactgacagtgttaccagcagagggacagactgacagtgttaccagcagaGGGACAGACTGAGTGTTACAGTGTTACCAGCAGAGGGACAgactgacagtgttaccagcagagggacagactgacagtgttacagtgtgttacCAGCAGAGGGACAgactgacagtgttaccagcagagggacagactggcagTGTTACCAGcagagggacagactggcagTGTTACCAGCAGAGGGACAgactgacagtgttaccagcagagggacagactgacagtgttaccagcagaGGGACAGTATTATTGTCAGTAACAGATACTTAGGTTTTCTAAGATGTAGCTGCCTTGGAGATTAGTGAATGTGATTTGTATTTGTGGTTGATGTGTCTaagtcctctccctccctcttctcctcacaGCGCTGGCTGAAGCAGGCTCTAGAGGAGGagaccaccacccctccacccagcAGCGGCCGGCCCACCCTGGTCATGCCTAGCGAGGGCCCTCTCAGCCCTCCTATCAACGGGGACTCTGACAGCCCCCTCCCCTACAACGGCAGCTGCACCTTGCCAGGTGAGGACTCTGGTGAGGACTCAGGAATGTGTTTCTCATCACTTAGAAGGAACATAAGTCTTGTATGCAAGTGTCTGTTTTTTGCATGTGAgtaacccttcctctctgtgtatgtgtcatACAGAGTTGCCCACTCCTCTGAAGAAGCGACGCCTGGGACTGTGTCCACTGGACGCCTGCATGTCAGAGAGCTCCACCCCCTACGGCTCTCCCTGCGCCACGCCAACCCGGGCCGACCTATCAGAGACGCCGGGTACACCCCTGCTGCTGGCCACGCCACCCCGCGTCACCCGTATGGAGGAGCCGAGCCCCGAGGCTCTACCAagcactcctacacacacactcagtgccCCGCAGGAAGtaagacacacactctcacctacaaacacacacacacactcatagaggGAAGTGAACGATGTGTTAATATCTCTGTTCCTGTGTCCACAGAGCGAGTCTTCCCTGGACAGCTCACCAGAGGGCAGTCGCAGACCCAGCCCCCAAGAGGCTGAGCGGCCACCTTCGCTGCTCTCCTCCCCCTGTGTAGCAGTCAGGGCCCCCAGTCTGGAGGTGTTGCCCCCCCACGAGGCCAAGATCAGCGCCCCCCTGAGCCCCCAGCCCCCCACCGCCGAGTCCCAGGActgtgggggagaggaggggccaGAGACCGGGGCTGAGGGCAGCAGCGAGGCCCCCCCCACAGACCcagcctcttcctccctcctctccccctggaTGAAGAGTCCAGAGAGAGTGGGTCTGTCAGGGCCAGGGGGTCTGTCCTTCTCCCCCATCAACTCTAACCTGAGGGACCTTACCCCCTCACACACCCTGGAGCCCATCTTGGCCTTCAGGCCTGAGGCTGTGGCTGGTGTTGTGACTGTACCAGTACCCTTGGCAGCAGGACCCTTCACAGAGGCTGCAGGGTCTCTCTTCTACCCCTGCCCTGAGGAGGGGGGAACGCTGGCCTTCTCTCGCTCACTAAGTGGAGACAGCACCGGAGAGGGAGGGTCAGGACAGAATCCCCCACAGAAGAAAAAGGCGAGTTGCTATATTCTCTATTCAGCCTGCCCATTCAAGCTATTTTAAGGTTCCTGGACTGATAAAGGTATGTCTGTTTTTGTGTGATGtcatgtgttttcccaggtgtctTTGCTGGAGTACAGGAAACGTCAGCGCGAGGCGCGGCGCAGCGGCTCCAAAATGGAATGCGGCTCGCCTGTCTCGACAACACCTACCCTGGTGGAGATGTTCCCTCTGCCCATGGAGACCACCCAAGAGCCTCCACCCCTGGCTCCGGCCCAAGCTCCAGTGGCCCCTGCTGCAGTGGCCCCCACCCCGCCTGAGCCAAATACCCCTCAGCCCAGCGAGGACACAGAGCCCCCTGTCGAGGGGGAGAGtgatgggggagagggacagtGGACCTCGTCCACCTCGGTGGAGCAGGCAAGAGAGCGTGGCTACCACAGAGCCCTGTCGCTTAGTGACCACAGCAAGGacaaaggtacacacacacacacacacacacaccacttggaCATAACTTCTTTACTGATGATAGTTTAATTGTAATAATGTGTGCTTGTTTCAGATGGAGAGACCGAGGGCAGTGAGGCCCCAGTCAGAGATGGTTTATCTCCTAGCCTGCAGAGGACCCCAACCCACACGGTAAGAAACATTCTGCTTTCTGGCTCAAACAGTAGTGTGAAGTACATGCTGCTGCCAAGCACAGCCATCACACAGCCTATAGTGTAGGTCAGGGGTCAGCAACATGATCCAAACCGTCAAAGTTTTGATTTTAGTTTTCGGTCTGTAAAAttcaggaaatctgttcccaagtattcccacaaagAATAAGACATGAtggtgtctcaatgtaatcaaggtatgacaTGATTGTTcttttcaaatacaatctctttttGTAGTCAGTTTGCATTCGTTCCAACAAAGATCCTCCCGCGGCTGAATGTAGTTGCCTACCCCTGATGTAGGCTGTTATTGTTCATGACTTACCCGTtccctcgctcagtctctctctcctccctagcCGTGTTCTCCTGGCCCCAGCAGCCCGTCCCAGCCTGGCAGTTGcccagtgaaggaggaggagagtgacAGCCGGCCTCGGACCCCCTCCCAGGCCGCCCCACAGCAGCCCAGCAAGCCTGCCGTACCCAAGACATCCCCCCTGACCCCCACCAAGCTACACCCTGCTGCCCCCTCACTCCTCCACTCGCCCAACCCCCAGGCTCAGGGCTCCCCTTACCGCAGCCAGAGGGCCTTCCTCTTTGCTCCTCCTCAGTCCCAGCCACAGGCTCAACCAGGGCTGCCCCTCTTCTCCCAGTACAGCCCACAGTCcgctccacctccccctcctccaccagcACCTCCAGCCTCAGCGGCCTACTTCCCCAGCCAGTCAGCCTCCACCGTGGGATCCTTCCCTGGGTTCAAGCCTTCCGTGACGTCGCCATTCCCCCCTGGTGCCCAGCCCCTCCTGCAGACTCTTCCTCCCCACACCCTGCACTACCAGAGCTCTaccactccccctcctcctccccctcccccaccacaaCACCCTGGTCCCAGCCCGGCCCTGCTACACGTTAACCTGCAGCCTCCTCCTGTCCAGCAGCACCAGCTCCTCCTGACCACAGCCCcccagtcctccctccctcctcctccgccCCCTCCCCCACAGGGCCAGACCCACCAGCTGCAGCAGCCCAGTGCCAGCACCCTCCTGTCACTCAACCAGGGCTTGCCTcttcctccacccccaccccctcctcttgCCTCCTCCACTGGTGTCCCCATGCAAGTGCAGGCCCCTCACCACTTTCAGAACTTGGGGGGCTTTCCAACCCCGCTGGTGCCCCCGCTGGTGCCCCCCTCCACCTACCCCCCGCCCCACCAGCAGACTGGActgcccccccctcctccccctccccagcaGCAAACTCAGCCGGCCCAGGCCGTGCCCACCGCCACTCAGATGCCCAGCGGAACACGCGGGGCCACTGCGTCCCCTGCCCCCTTTCACAACGCTGGGTACCTGGGCACGGGGTGGCACTGACCGCCTCCATGCAGGCCTCCACCTTGGCCCTGCCAGCCCCTGTGAACTCACTCTGAGAGGAGCTTGACAGACAGCGGAACACAACAAGCAACAAAAGCTGTAAATATTTTCTATGTACCTGAACACATGGCCAATGGAAAAACAGGAGAACGTGGGATAAAGGGGTGCTTTTTAAAGGACAAACTGAAAACAAGGACCGTGAAACAATCTTATTAAGAGACTTTGTGTTTGAAATGAAGATGGACGATTCCCCCGGTgctcatcccactctctctccgaCGTCCCTCCCTCTGTTTTGTTTTGAATTTCCCTCCTGTGGCGGAGAGAGTGCCTGACCGTCTGACCGTCTCTGTCTGTTTTGGACTTCTATTGTAAGGTCCTGCACTTTCTGTATCAATGTACATTCCAGCCTCCACCCCCCTTCGTCAGTTAGTCCGCCTTTCACTTCTACTTCTCTTTGTCTATTGTCTGCTCTTCTACACCGTTTATTCCTTTTATCTAGTGGCTCATTATAGCAAACAGAAAGCTTTTTGTAAAGATAAAAAAATacagaattattatttttattcctCTGTGTAACAAATATCTGTGCACCGCTGCAGTGATTCAGAAAATGCTGTTCTGGGAGCCCGCTTCACTGCCCCAGGAGACTGcactcgtgtgtgtgtgaggaggtgtatggactgtatgtgtgtgtctgtcctgtgTGGGAGAAAGGGAAGTGATAGACAGTAAGAGTGATGGTGTGAAACGAGTGCAGTAGTCCTCTGTGGTAGCCAGAGTGAGGTCTCACCCGTAGGTAGGACGTTAGCGGTTTATTTTTGAATATCAATGGTTATTTGTAGAAATTGTAATTTAATGTATAGGTGGTTCCTCCAGCTTCCTCCGGAAACAGGTTGTATATATCTGCTTCTTTTCTTTCCTATGCTTGTACAATTGGCTCCCATCCCATTTTGGAATATGGTTGTAAATACGAGCGCTCTTCTTGGCAAAGATGAATGTTTCTGTGACCGTAGCACTTTTTTCTTTTGTTCTTCCACTCTGGACTATTCAGTGTAGTCTTTTTTAttatttgtgtgtgagtgtatgtttgtgcagaggagagagactcaAACACTGCACTGGTTGGCTATTTTCATGGTTCATTATAATAAATCACTGTAATGACAGTTTTATACCACTGGTGGTGttgtctgtatgttctgtctgtctgggagaaGGAAGGCTGATATGTTGGCATCACTTTCAAACGGTTTGACGGATGCCTTCTACCTGACGTGGTCCTTgttatccgggatccttgggacgtccctactcCATAGAAGTTACCGTTGAAAATGGTCAAGGAAAGGGTTAGGTAAGGACTATGGTTATgtttagggtagggatgtcccaaggaacCCCGGATAGCACTAACCTACCTGACAAGCCACCAGCAAGCTGCCTGTCGCCTGCAAATAAAACTCCTGTGAAAAGTCGTGGTTGGATGCTGTCGGACAACTTCACCATATCATGGAACCATAGAGACCTGAACCATCTTCAGCATGTCCCCTGAGAATTCCTTTAGAGTGGATTACCTTTCAGGTGTAAGGAACGTGTACCATCATGCCAGCAACAGATATGCCCATTAATGAATATTTCTTTAGTGGTTGCC
This Oncorhynchus clarkii lewisi isolate Uvic-CL-2024 chromosome 21, UVic_Ocla_1.0, whole genome shotgun sequence DNA region includes the following protein-coding sequences:
- the LOC139378514 gene encoding inactive histone-lysine N-methyltransferase 2E-like isoform X7 translates to MSIVIPVGVDTADTSYLEMAAGSEPESVEASPVVVEKSSYPHQIYSISSHHSHSYIGLPYADHNYGARPPPTPPASPPPSMLIRPGEGLFVPGGLQDEASRGTTLSTSEDGSYGADITRCICGFTHDDGYMICCDKCSVWQHIDCMGIDRQHIPETYLCERCQPRILDRDRAIVLQTRKRENMSDGDTSATESGDEVPLELYTAFQHTPTSITLTTGRLAGNKQADKKRKRSGDKEPVATSARAKKAFREGSRKSSRVKGGAPEMEPGEHPSLWENKMKAWMEAYEDAGSNQYSEDVQILLRVKEAGDGKTLAYNTHTATFKPPVESQVQKNKKILKAVRDLAPDSLIIEYRGKFMLRQQFEANGCFFKRPYPFVLFYSKFDGLEMCVDARSFGNEARFIRRSCTPNSEVRHVIEDGMLHLYIYSLRSISKGTEITIGFDYDYGCCKYKVDCACVRGNPECPVLKYNLEPTENLEASSRRRGRKDKEPMMQRGDHLDLGQNQNMTLDCDGRTKGLGADGKQRKLSPLRLSISNNQDPTELEGVEDQPDNSVSSEVEMESEETIAERKRKMASPAEESHLQGVGASSCLGLSKPETREERKMEAILQAFARMEKREKRREQALEKIGTKSEGGIKEEPPATPEADMQSPGIMTPLLEVKEEPGLNKPTPAKLRGSKQRKSFSRSRTHIGQQRRRARTISTCSDIPPGSPGELLDPLANDGPDIEASRDPEPEALSSHAPDTSPPYSGSPAPDRNRSGQKYPKTKKHLVSEWCVDKQERSLRTPEPAPERPLRISSDPEVLATQLNALPGMGPSPHVYSTPKHYVRFSSPFLANRSPTTPGVPTGRRRSRELPDTPPTSGSCKKRWLKQALEEETTTPPPSSGRPTLVMPSEGPLSPPINGDSDSPLPYNGSCTLPGEDSELPTPLKKRRLGLCPLDACMSESSTPYGSPCATPTRADLSETPGTPLLLATPPRVTRMEEPSPEALPSTPTHTLSAPQESESSLDSSPEGSRRPSPQEAERPPSLLSSPCVAVRAPSLEVLPPHEAKISAPLSPQPPTAESQDCGGEEGPETGAEGSSEAPPTDPASSSLLSPWMKSPERVGLSGPGGLSFSPINSNLRDLTPSHTLEPILAFRPEAVAGVVTVPVPLAAGPFTEAAGSLFYPCPEEGGTLAFSRSLSGDSTGEGGSGQNPPQKKKVSLLEYRKRQREARRSGSKMECGSPVSTTPTLVEMFPLPMETTQEPPPLAPAQAPVAPAAVAPTPPEPNTPQPSEDTEPPVEGESDGGEGQWTSSTSVEQARERGYHRALSLSDHSKDKDGETEGSEAPVRDGLSPSLQRTPTHTPCSPGPSSPSQPGSCPVKEEESDSRPRTPSQAAPQQPSKPAVPKTSPLTPTKLHPAAPSLLHSPNPQAQGSPYRSQRAFLFAPPQSQPQAQPGLPLFSQYSPQSAPPPPPPPAPPASAAYFPSQSASTVGSFPGFKPSVTSPFPPGAQPLLQTLPPHTLHYQSSTTPPPPPPPPPQHPGPSPALLHVNLQPPPVQQHQLLLTTAPQSSLPPPPPPPPQGQTHQLQQPSASTLLSLNQGLPLPPPPPPPLASSTGVPMQVQAPHHFQNLGGFPTPLVPPLVPPSTYPPPHQQTGLPPPPPPPQQQTQPAQAVPTATQMPSGTRGATASPAPFHNAGYLGTGWH
- the LOC139378514 gene encoding inactive histone-lysine N-methyltransferase 2E-like isoform X11, translating into MSIVIPVGVDTADTSYLEMAAGSEPESVEASPVVVEKSSYPHQIYSISSHHSHSYIGLPYADHNYGARPPPTPPASPPPSMLIRPGEGLFVPGGLQDEASRGTTLSTSEDGSYGADITRCICGFTHDDGYMICCDKCSVWQHIDCMGIDRQHIPETYLCERCQPRILDRDRAIVLQTRKRENMSDGDTSATESGDEVPLELYTAFQHTPTSITLTTGRLAGNKQADKKRKRSGDKEPVATSARAKKAFREGSRKSSRVKGGAPEMEPGEHPSLWENKMKAWMEAYEDAGSNQYSEDVQILLRVKEAGDGKTLAYNTHTATFKPPVESQVQKNKKILKAVRDLAPDSLIIEYRGKFMLRQQFEANGCFFKRPYPFVLFYSKFDGLEMCVDARSFGNEARFIRRSCTPNSEVRHVIEDGMLHLYIYSLRSISKGTEITIGFDYDYGCCKYKVDCACVRGNPECPVLKYNLEPTENLEASSRRRGRKDKEPMMQRGDHLDLGQNQNMTLDCDGRTKGLGADGKQRKLSPLRLSISNNQDPTELEGVEDQPDNSVSSEVEMESEETIAERKRKMASPAEESHLQGVGASSCLGLSKPETREERKMEAILQAFARMEKREKRREQALEKIGTKSEGGIKEEPPATPEADMQSPGIMTPLLEVKEEPGLNKPTPAKLRGSKQRKSFSRSRTHIGQQRRRARTISTCSDIPPGSPGELLDPLANDGPDIEASRDPEPEALSSHAPDTSPPYSGSPAPDRNRSGQKYPKTKKHLVSEWCVDKQERSLRTPEPAPERPLRISSDPEVLATQLNALPGMGPSPHVYSTPKHYVRFSSPFLANRSPTTPGVPTGRRRSRELPDTPPTSGSCKKRWLKQALEEETTTPPPSSGRPTLVMPSEGPLSPPINGDSDSPLPYNGSCTLPELPTPLKKRRLGLCPLDACMSESSTPYGSPCATPTRADLSETPGTPLLLATPPRVTRMEEPSPEALPSTPTHTLSAPQESESSLDSSPEGSRRPSPQEAERPPSLLSSPCVAVRAPSLEVLPPHEAKISAPLSPQPPTAESQDCGGEEGPETGAEGSSEAPPTDPASSSLLSPWMKSPERVGLSGPGGLSFSPINSNLRDLTPSHTLEPILAFRPEAVAGVVTVPVPLAAGPFTEAAGSLFYPCPEEGGTLAFSRSLSGDSTGEGGSGQNPPQKKKVSLLEYRKRQREARRSGSKMECGSPVSTTPTLVEMFPLPMETTQEPPPLAPAQAPVAPAAVAPTPPEPNTPQPSEDTEPPVEGESDGGEGQWTSSTSVEQARERGYHRALSLSDHSKDKDGETEGSEAPVRDGLSPSLQRTPTHTPCSPGPSSPSQPGSCPVKEEESDSRPRTPSQAAPQQPSKPAVPKTSPLTPTKLHPAAPSLLHSPNPQAQGSPYRSQRAFLFAPPQSQPQAQPGLPLFSQYSPQSAPPPPPPPAPPASAAYFPSQSASTVGSFPGFKPSVTSPFPPGAQPLLQTLPPHTLHYQSSTTPPPPPPPPPQHPGPSPALLHVNLQPPPVQQHQLLLTTAPQSSLPPPPPPPPQGQTHQLQQPSASTLLSLNQGLPLPPPPPPPLASSTGVPMQVQAPHHFQNLGGFPTPLVPPLVPPSTYPPPHQQTGLPPPPPPPQQQTQPAQAVPTATQMPSGTRGATASPAPFHNAGYLGTGWH
- the LOC139378514 gene encoding inactive histone-lysine N-methyltransferase 2E-like isoform X2 yields the protein MSIVIPVGVDTADTSYLEMAAGSEPESVEASPVVVEKSSYPHQIYSISSHHSHSYIGLPYADHNYGARPPPTPPASPPPSMLIRPGEGLFVPGGLQDEASRGTTLSTSEDGSYGADITRCICGFTHDDGYMICCDKCSVWQHIDCMGIDRQHIPETYLCERCQPRILDRDRAIVLQTRKRENMSGEWRDGIPVCISADGDTSATESGDEVPLELYTAFQHTPTSITLTTGRLAGNKQADKKRKRSGDKEPVATSARAKKAFREGSRKSSRVKGGAPEMEPGEHPSLWENKMKAWMEAYEDAGSNQYSEDVQILLRVKEAGDGKTLAYNTHTATFKPPVESQVQKNKKILKAVRDLAPDSLIIEYRGKFMLRQQFEANGCFFKRPYPFVLFYSKFDGLEMCVDARSFGNEARFIRRSCTPNSEVRHVIEDGMLHLYIYSLRSISKGTEITIGFDYDYGCCKYKVDCACVRGNPECPVLKYNLEPTENLEASSRRRGRKDKEPMMQRGDHLDLGQNQNMTLDCDGRTKGLGADGKQRKLSPLRLSISNNQDPTELEGVEDQPDNSVSSEVEMESEETIAERKRKMASPAEESHLQGVGASSCLGLSKPETREERKMEAILQAFARMEKREKRREQALEKIGTKSEGGIKEEPPATPEADMQSPGIMTPLLEVKEEPGLNKPTPAKLRGSKQRKSFSRSRTHIGQQRRRARTISTCSDIPPGSPGELLDPLANDGPDIEASRDPEPEALSSHAPDTSPPYSGSPAPDRNRSGQKYPKTKKHLVSEWCVDKQERSLRTPEPAPERPLRISSDPEVLATQLNALPGMGPSPHVYSTPKHYVRFSSPFLANRSPTTPGVPTGRRRSRELPDTPPTSGSCKKRWLKQALEEETTTPPPSSGRPTLVMPSEGPLSPPINGDSDSPLPYNGSCTLPGEDSELPTPLKKRRLGLCPLDACMSESSTPYGSPCATPTRADLSETPGTPLLLATPPRVTRMEEPSPEALPSTPTHTLSAPQESESSLDSSPEGSRRPSPQEAERPPSLLSSPCVAVRAPSLEVLPPHEAKISAPLSPQPPTAESQDCGGEEGPETGAEGSSEAPPTDPASSSLLSPWMKSPERVGLSGPGGLSFSPINSNLRDLTPSHTLEPILAFRPEAVAGVVTVPVPLAAGPFTEAAGSLFYPCPEEGGTLAFSRSLSGDSTGEGGSGQNPPQKKKVSLLEYRKRQREARRSGSKMECGSPVSTTPTLVEMFPLPMETTQEPPPLAPAQAPVAPAAVAPTPPEPNTPQPSEDTEPPVEGESDGGEGQWTSSTSVEQARERGYHRALSLSDHSKDKDGETEGSEAPVRDGLSPSLQRTPTHTPCSPGPSSPSQPGSCPVKEEESDSRPRTPSQAAPQQPSKPAVPKTSPLTPTKLHPAAPSLLHSPNPQAQGSPYRSQRAFLFAPPQSQPQAQPGLPLFSQYSPQSAPPPPPPPAPPASAAYFPSQSASTVGSFPGFKPSVTSPFPPGAQPLLQTLPPHTLHYQSSTTPPPPPPPPPQHPGPSPALLHVNLQPPPVQQHQLLLTTAPQSSLPPPPPPPPQGQTHQLQQPSASTLLSLNQGLPLPPPPPPPLASSTGVPMQVQAPHHFQNLGGFPTPLVPPLVPPSTYPPPHQQTGLPPPPPPPQQQTQPAQAVPTATQMPSGTRGATASPAPFHNAGYLGTGWH
- the LOC139378514 gene encoding inactive histone-lysine N-methyltransferase 2E-like isoform X6, which encodes MSIVIPVGVDTADTSYLEMAAGSEPESVEASPVVVEKSSYPHQIYSISSHHSHSYIGLPYADHNYGARPPPTPPASPPPSMLIRPGEGLFVPGGLQDEASRGTTLSTSEDGSYGADITRCICGFTHDDGYMICCDKCSVWQHIDCMGIDRQHIPETYLCERCQPRILDRDRAIVLQTRKRENMSGEWRDDGDTSATESGDEVPLELYTAFQHTPTSITLTTGRLAGNKQADKKRKRSGDKEPVATSARAKKAFREGSRKSSRVKGGAPEMEPGEHPSLWENKMKAWMEAYEDAGSNQYSEDVQILLRVKEAGDGKTLAYNTHTATFKPPVESQVQKNKKILKAVRDLAPDSLIIEYRGKFMLRQQFEANGCFFKRPYPFVLFYSKFDGLEMCVDARSFGNEARFIRRSCTPNSEVRHVIEDGMLHLYIYSLRSISKGTEITIGFDYDYGCCKYKVDCACVRGNPECPVLKYNLEPTENLEASSRRRGRKDKEPMMQRGDHLDLGQNQNMTLDCDGRTKGLGADGKQRKLSPLRLSISNNQDPTELEGVEDQPDNSVSSEVEMESEETIAERKRKMASPAEESHLQGVGASSCLGLSKPETREERKMEAILQAFARMEKREKRREQALEKIGTKSEGGIKEEPPATPEADMQSPGIMTPLLEVKEEPGLNKPTPAKLRGSKQRKSFSRSRTHIGQQRRRARTISTCSDIPPGSPGELLDPLANDGPDIEASRDPEPEALSSHAPDTSPPYSGSPAPDRNRSGQKYPKTKKHLVSEWCVDKQERSLRTPEPAPERPLRISSDPEVLATQLNALPGMGPSPHVYSTPKHYVRFSSPFLANRSPTTPGVPTGRRRSRELPDTPPTSGSCKKRWLKQALEEETTTPPPSSGRPTLVMPSEGPLSPPINGDSDSPLPYNGSCTLPELPTPLKKRRLGLCPLDACMSESSTPYGSPCATPTRADLSETPGTPLLLATPPRVTRMEEPSPEALPSTPTHTLSAPQESESSLDSSPEGSRRPSPQEAERPPSLLSSPCVAVRAPSLEVLPPHEAKISAPLSPQPPTAESQDCGGEEGPETGAEGSSEAPPTDPASSSLLSPWMKSPERVGLSGPGGLSFSPINSNLRDLTPSHTLEPILAFRPEAVAGVVTVPVPLAAGPFTEAAGSLFYPCPEEGGTLAFSRSLSGDSTGEGGSGQNPPQKKKVSLLEYRKRQREARRSGSKMECGSPVSTTPTLVEMFPLPMETTQEPPPLAPAQAPVAPAAVAPTPPEPNTPQPSEDTEPPVEGESDGGEGQWTSSTSVEQARERGYHRALSLSDHSKDKDGETEGSEAPVRDGLSPSLQRTPTHTPCSPGPSSPSQPGSCPVKEEESDSRPRTPSQAAPQQPSKPAVPKTSPLTPTKLHPAAPSLLHSPNPQAQGSPYRSQRAFLFAPPQSQPQAQPGLPLFSQYSPQSAPPPPPPPAPPASAAYFPSQSASTVGSFPGFKPSVTSPFPPGAQPLLQTLPPHTLHYQSSTTPPPPPPPPPQHPGPSPALLHVNLQPPPVQQHQLLLTTAPQSSLPPPPPPPPQGQTHQLQQPSASTLLSLNQGLPLPPPPPPPLASSTGVPMQVQAPHHFQNLGGFPTPLVPPLVPPSTYPPPHQQTGLPPPPPPPQQQTQPAQAVPTATQMPSGTRGATASPAPFHNAGYLGTGWH